A single window of Hyla sarda isolate aHylSar1 chromosome 2, aHylSar1.hap1, whole genome shotgun sequence DNA harbors:
- the LOC130358214 gene encoding mitochondrial uncoupling protein 2-like, whose product MVGFKPTDVPPTAAVKFIGAGTAACIADLFTFPLDTAKVRLQIQGETKTQVNVKSAQYKGVFGTISTMVKTEGPRSLYNGLVAGLQRQMSFASVRIGLYDSVKQFYTKGSEHVGIGSRLLAGCTTGAMAVAIAQPTDVVKVRFQAQANVSNSRRYKGTMEAYKTIAKEEGMRGLWKGTGPNITRNALVNCAELVTYDLIKDTLLKSNLMSDNLPCHFTSAFGAGFCTTVIASPVDVVKTRYMNSAKGQYQGAVNCALTMLRKEGPRAFYKGFMPSFLRLGSWNVVMFVTYEQLKRAMMSARGSWEAPL is encoded by the exons ATGGTTGGATTCAAACCCACAGATGTCCCCCCTACCGCCGCAGTGAAGTTCATTGGCGCAGGTACAGCGGCGTGCATTGCCGACCTGTTCACCTTCCCTCTGGACACTGCAAAAGTCCGACTCCAG ATCCAAGGAGAGACCAAGACCCAGGTCAATGTGAAGTCTGCCCAGTATAAGGGCGTCTTTGGGACCATCTCCACCATGGTCAAGACAGAAGGACCACGGAGCCTTTACAATGGGCTGGTGGCCGGTCTCCAGCGACAGATGAGTTTCGCGTCCGTCCGTATCGGACTCTATGACTCTGTCAAGCAATTCTACACCAAAGGATCTGAAC atgttggAATCGGGAGCAGACTCCTCGCTGGCTGCACAACCGGAGCCATGGCCGTCGCCATTGCTCAGCCCACGGACGTGGTGAAGGTGCGCTTCCAAGCTCAGGCCAATGTCTCCAACTCTAGGAGATACAAGGGAACAATGGAGGcctacaagaccatcgccaaaGAGGAAGGCATGCGAGGCCTGTGGAAAG gcACAGGGCCAAACATCACCCGGAATGCCTTAGTAAACTGCGCCGAGCTGGTGACCTACGACCTCATCAAGGACACGCTCCTGAAATCCAACCTTATGAGTG ACAACCTCCCATGTCACTTCACCTCCGCGTTCGGCGCTGGTTTCTGCACCACGGTGATCGCTTCCCCCGTCGATGTAGTGAAGACAAGATACATGAACTCTGCCAAGGGACAGTACCAAGGTGCCGTAAACTGTGCCCTCACCATGCTGCGGAAGGAGGGGCCCCGGGCCTTCTACAAGGG GTTCATGCCGTCCTTCCTCAGGCTGGGCTCCTGGAACGTTGTGATGTTCGTGACCTACGAGCAGCTGAAGAGGGCCATGATGTCCGCCCGCGGCTCCTGGGAGGCCCCTCTCTGA